GCTCAATGGCGCGAAAGCATAGCAAAAAAAATCACTCACCCCATCATAAACGTGCGCTTTGCCTGATTAACCAACCTGAAAAAACCACAGGCAGCAAGCAGACTTATGAACGAATCGCCTGTGTATTTCAGGGCGGCGGCGCATTAGGCGCTTATCAAGTCGGCGCCTTCCGAGCAATTCATGAGCGAGGTTACTGCCCCAATTTCCTTGCCGGTGTTTCCATTGGCGCCATTAACAGTGCCATCATTGCCGGAAATGCCAAAGAACAGCAGGTGGACAAATTAATGGAATTCTGGGAAACCATCGTGCCCCAGTTATGGTTTGACGGTCTGGTCAATTTTCAGGATGTGGAATACATCCACCACATGTACAATCAAATGGGTGCCTGGCATTCCGTTTTCCATGGACTGGAAGGATTTTTTACACCCCGCTTGTTTCCACCCCATTTTCTCTCCAAAGACACCCCCGACTATCTCAGCTACTACGACACGAGCCCGTTGCAGGCCACCCTGGAGAAGATCATTGATTTTGATCGCATCAATGATAAAAAAGTAACCCTCTGTCTTGGCGCGGTCAACATTACGTCGGGTGAAATGGAATTTTTCAACAACCAGAAGATGGAAATCACGCCTGCGCACGTTATGGCCAGCGGCGCCCTGCCGCCGGGTTTTCCTGCCATTAAAATTGGCGAGGATTATTTTTGGGACGGCGGTATTTATGCCAACACCCCGTTAGTGACTGTCCTTGATGCGCTGCCTGAACAGGATACTCTCTGCTTTGTGGTGGATTGTTTCAGTCTCAAGGGGCGTTTGCCGCAAGCCATGGATCAACTGGAAGAACGGCAAAAAGACATTCGTTATGCCAGCCACTCCCGGCGCTTAACCAACGTGTACACCAGCCGGCAGAATTTACAGGCGGCCATTGAATACCTGGGCCGTAAACTGCCCGAATCGGTCAAACAGGATCCCGAAGTGAAAAAAATTTTGGATTTGGGGCACAGCAAACGTTTCAGCGTGGTTCATATCATTTACAGCGGTACCCCTTATTCGCACTCGTTTAAGGATTATAATTTCTCACGCGCGGCCATCGATTTTCGTTTAAAAACCGGTTATCACAATGCCATTGATGTTCTGAATAATCCAGAATGGGAAAATAAATCGAACAAAACCTTGGCCTGTTCGATCTATGGGGTAACAGCCGACTATTTCGATCAGCATTAACCGGATCTGCGTTAGCGATTACAACTGCGCCAGGACTTCCTGCAGGTGTTTCACGGCAATGACTTCCATGGACAGGGGTTGTTTTGGCGCGTTAGCCAATGGAATGATGGCGCGCTTAAACCCATGCTTCGCCGCCTCACGCAGGCGTTCCTGCCCGCTTTGCACCGGCCTAATCTCACCCGCTAACCCCACTTCGCCGAAAACAATGGTTTCCCGGTCAACCGCTTTGTTGCGTAAACTGGAAACCACGGCCGCTAGTAAGGCCAAATCACTGCCGGTTTCGGTGACCTTTACCCCGCCGACGACATTAATAAACACATCCTGATCAAAAGTCGCCACGCCACCATGACGGTGCAGCACCGCCAGCAGAATGGCCAGGCGGTTGTGTTCCAGGCCGGCAGTGATGCGTTTAGCCTGTTGGCCATGTGCCTCATCCACCAGTGCCTGAACCTCCACCAGCATGGGACGCGACCCCTCCCAGGTAACCATGACCGCACTGCCCGGTGTTGTTTCCGGTTGGCGGGATAAGAAAATGGCCGAGGGATTGGCCACTTCTTTTAATCCGCGATCAGTCATGGCAAAAATACCCAGCTCATTGACAGCGCCAAAACGGTTTTTAATGGCGCGGATCACACGGAAACGGCTGTCGCTCTGCCCCTCAAAATAAAGCACAGTATCAACCATGTGCTCCAGAACCCGAGGCCCTGCCAATGCCCCCTCTTTTGTCACATGCCCAACCAGAAAAACAGCGGTATTGGTCATTTTGGCAAAACGCACCAGTTGCGCTGCTGATTCGCGCACCTGACTTACCCCCCCGGGTGCGGAAGTAATGGAATCAGTAAAGATGGTCTGCACGGAATCCACCACCAGAATGCGGGGCATTTCCTTTCTCGCATGATCAATGATGGTTTCCACCTGGGTTTCAGCCAGAAGACGTAAACCGGCCAGAGGCAATTGCAAACGCCGTGCCCGCATGGCGACCTGCTGCAGCGATTCTTCCCCGGTCACATAAAGGACATTGTGTTCCTGTGACAAATTGGCCAGCGTCTGAATAAGCAGAGTGGATTTGCCAATGCCCGGATCGCCGCCGATTAACACCACTGAACCATCCACCAGTCCGCCGCCCAAGACCCGATTCAATTCGGATAAACCGCAATCCATACGCACTTCGGTATGCATCACCACCTCCTCCACGGCCGTGACGGCGGAACGCTGATTAGCATAATGACCCAGTCTGCTGGTGCGTCCCCCTGAGGCGACGCTTTCTTCCGTTACCCCGTTCCAGACACCGCACTGGGTGCATTGCCCAGCCCATTGCGAGAACACCGCCCCACAGTGATTGCATACAAATCGGGTTTTTGTTTTCATTGTTTTTAAAGAAACCTGAACGTGTTAAATTTTTTGTATTCTTTCTCAAGTGGTGTAAATTAGCAAATCAGGTCATCGGGAAAATAACCATGAGTAAGACACATTTTGAATGGGCTGTCGTTGGCGCCGGGCCTGCCGGCATTGCCGCAGTCGGCAAATTGCTGGATCACGGCATTCGACCCGCCAGTATTTTATGGTTGGATCCCCAGTTTAACGTGGGTGATCTTGGTCAACTGTGGTGCAATGTGTCCAGCAATACCAGCGTTAAGCGATTCATTGATTTTTTAAACGATGCCGCCTCTTTTCGCTACAATGATGCACCGGACTTCCGCTTGAATCAATTGCCTCCGGAGTCGACCTGTACCCTGAAACACATTGTTGAACCGCTGCAATGGATTAGCGATCACCTGCGTCGCGATGTACATAGCGTCAAAGCCACTGTTCATGCCATGGCCTTAACCCGACGAACCTGGTCGCTGGACAGCGGCAAGGACACCTTTAAAGCAAACAATGTGATTCTCGCCACGGGCGCTGTACCC
This Legionella sp. MW5194 DNA region includes the following protein-coding sequences:
- a CDS encoding patatin-like phospholipase family protein, whose product is MARKHSKKNHSPHHKRALCLINQPEKTTGSKQTYERIACVFQGGGALGAYQVGAFRAIHERGYCPNFLAGVSIGAINSAIIAGNAKEQQVDKLMEFWETIVPQLWFDGLVNFQDVEYIHHMYNQMGAWHSVFHGLEGFFTPRLFPPHFLSKDTPDYLSYYDTSPLQATLEKIIDFDRINDKKVTLCLGAVNITSGEMEFFNNQKMEITPAHVMASGALPPGFPAIKIGEDYFWDGGIYANTPLVTVLDALPEQDTLCFVVDCFSLKGRLPQAMDQLEERQKDIRYASHSRRLTNVYTSRQNLQAAIEYLGRKLPESVKQDPEVKKILDLGHSKRFSVVHIIYSGTPYSHSFKDYNFSRAAIDFRLKTGYHNAIDVLNNPEWENKSNKTLACSIYGVTADYFDQH
- the radA gene encoding DNA repair protein RadA; this encodes MKTKTRFVCNHCGAVFSQWAGQCTQCGVWNGVTEESVASGGRTSRLGHYANQRSAVTAVEEVVMHTEVRMDCGLSELNRVLGGGLVDGSVVLIGGDPGIGKSTLLIQTLANLSQEHNVLYVTGEESLQQVAMRARRLQLPLAGLRLLAETQVETIIDHARKEMPRILVVDSVQTIFTDSITSAPGGVSQVRESAAQLVRFAKMTNTAVFLVGHVTKEGALAGPRVLEHMVDTVLYFEGQSDSRFRVIRAIKNRFGAVNELGIFAMTDRGLKEVANPSAIFLSRQPETTPGSAVMVTWEGSRPMLVEVQALVDEAHGQQAKRITAGLEHNRLAILLAVLHRHGGVATFDQDVFINVVGGVKVTETGSDLALLAAVVSSLRNKAVDRETIVFGEVGLAGEIRPVQSGQERLREAAKHGFKRAIIPLANAPKQPLSMEVIAVKHLQEVLAQL